A single window of Hymenobacter sp. APR13 DNA harbors:
- a CDS encoding SLOG family protein has protein sequence MIKHNNIVVAVVGSRSATGSTALQQRLTELQPALVVSGGAAGADALAARWARAHGVPLLELRPDYATHGPGAPHVRNAEIVRRADLVLAVWDGRSKGTLSALKAARRLGRPYELLPLD, from the coding sequence ATGATAAAACACAATAACATAGTAGTAGCCGTGGTAGGCAGCCGGAGCGCCACCGGCAGCACGGCGCTGCAGCAGCGGCTGACAGAACTACAGCCGGCACTGGTGGTGAGTGGCGGCGCGGCGGGGGCTGACGCCCTGGCGGCCCGCTGGGCGCGGGCCCACGGGGTGCCGCTGCTGGAGCTACGGCCCGACTATGCCACCCACGGCCCGGGCGCCCCGCACGTGCGCAACGCCGAGATAGTGCGCCGGGCCGACCTGGTGCTGGCGGTATGGGACGGACGCAGCAAGGGCACCCTGAGCGCCCTGAAGGCCGCCCGACGGCTGGGCCGCCCCTACGAGCTACTGCCCCTGGACTGA
- a CDS encoding YgjP-like metallopeptidase domain-containing protein yields MARQSIKCSRSFSQCLRLIEPNHSRRFYRRLATILPDWKHRKERLEKALT; encoded by the coding sequence CTGGCTCGCCAAAGCATCAAATGCTCCCGCAGCTTCAGCCAGTGTCTCCGCCTTATCGAACCCAACCACTCCCGACGCTTCTACCGCCGCCTCGCTACAATCCTGCCTGATTGGAAACACCGCAAGGAGAGGCTGGAAAAAGCTTTGACATAA
- a CDS encoding Y-family DNA polymerase gives MFGLVDCNNFYASCERVFRPELEGRPVVVLSNNDGCVIARSQEAKALGLKMGDPYFQVRGLLEQHGVVVCSSNYELYGDMSRRVMWYLQQTAPAVEVYSIDEAFLDLAGMTRHFDLGRWAGEVRGALRQRTGIPTCVGVAPTKTLAKLANRLAKTEFVGGRGDGVLVLDGEAERREALARVAVEDVWGVGGRSAAKLHAVGVRTAAQLAGVGDAWARKNLGGVVGARLLHELRGFPCAGLVVEDEARKSLACTRSFGQPVTALADMAGAVASHATRAGEKLRRQGLAARLLTVFVETSRFAELPPPYSFSAQLTMLVATDDTLTLAQVARKGLERIWRPGKRYVKAGVVLDGLERAGTGAQATLFGDVGAKPERANLMRAMDALNGRFGAGKVKVAAAVAGPGQQPAWAMRRDAKSPAFTTNWGELWTVRC, from the coding sequence ATGTTCGGGCTTGTTGACTGTAATAATTTCTACGCCTCATGCGAGCGGGTTTTCCGGCCGGAGCTGGAAGGGCGGCCGGTGGTGGTGTTGAGTAATAACGACGGGTGCGTTATTGCCCGGTCGCAGGAAGCCAAGGCGTTGGGGCTGAAGATGGGCGACCCGTATTTTCAGGTGCGGGGGCTGCTGGAGCAGCACGGCGTGGTGGTGTGCTCTTCGAACTACGAGCTGTACGGGGATATGAGCCGGCGCGTGATGTGGTACCTGCAGCAGACGGCACCGGCGGTGGAAGTGTACTCGATTGACGAGGCGTTTCTGGACCTGGCGGGCATGACGCGGCACTTCGACCTGGGCCGCTGGGCCGGCGAGGTGCGCGGGGCGCTGCGGCAGCGCACGGGCATTCCGACCTGCGTGGGCGTGGCGCCGACCAAGACCCTGGCCAAGCTGGCCAACCGGCTGGCCAAGACCGAATTCGTGGGCGGCCGCGGGGACGGGGTGCTGGTGCTGGACGGCGAAGCCGAGCGACGCGAGGCCCTGGCGCGGGTGGCAGTGGAAGACGTGTGGGGCGTGGGTGGGCGGTCGGCGGCGAAGCTGCACGCGGTGGGCGTGCGCACGGCCGCACAGCTGGCGGGCGTGGGCGACGCCTGGGCGCGCAAGAACCTGGGCGGCGTGGTGGGGGCCCGACTGCTGCACGAGCTGCGGGGCTTTCCATGCGCAGGTCTGGTGGTGGAAGACGAAGCGCGCAAGTCGCTGGCCTGCACCCGCTCGTTTGGGCAACCGGTAACGGCCTTGGCGGACATGGCCGGGGCCGTGGCCAGTCACGCTACGCGGGCCGGGGAAAAGCTGCGGCGGCAGGGCCTGGCAGCGCGGCTGCTGACGGTATTCGTGGAGACGAGCCGTTTTGCGGAGCTGCCTCCCCCCTACTCGTTTTCGGCGCAGCTGACTATGCTGGTGGCCACCGACGACACGCTGACGCTGGCGCAGGTGGCCCGCAAGGGTCTGGAGCGCATCTGGCGGCCGGGCAAGCGGTACGTGAAGGCCGGCGTGGTGCTGGACGGGCTGGAGCGGGCCGGGACCGGGGCGCAGGCCACCTTGTTCGGGGACGTGGGCGCCAAGCCGGAGCGGGCCAACCTGATGCGGGCTATGGATGCGCTGAACGGGCGGTTTGGAGCCGGGAAGGTGAAGGTGGCCGCAGCGGTAGCCGGGCCGGGCCAGCAGCCGGCCTGGGCCATGCGCCGGGACGCGAAAAGCCCGGCGTTTACGACTAACTGGGGGGAGCTGTGGACGGTGCGGTGCTGA
- a CDS encoding M15 family metallopeptidase: MAAKLTDAQATRQAQRLASVRPELRQAYASALLRWLQNPALARLGRPIVTEGYRSAAEQDALYAQGRTKPGRIVTYKQGGASKHNRQPAEALDVAFMLSNGQVSWSAELLRRFAQLMKQANPAIRWGGDWPQFRDRPHFEL, translated from the coding sequence ATGGCAGCGAAACTAACTGATGCTCAGGCGACCCGACAGGCGCAGCGGCTGGCCTCGGTGCGGCCGGAGCTGCGGCAGGCGTATGCCAGTGCCCTGCTGCGGTGGCTGCAGAACCCGGCCCTGGCGCGCCTGGGGCGCCCGATTGTAACCGAGGGCTACCGCAGCGCGGCCGAGCAGGACGCGCTGTACGCGCAGGGCCGGACGAAGCCGGGCCGGATTGTGACTTACAAGCAAGGCGGCGCGTCGAAGCACAACCGGCAGCCGGCAGAAGCGCTGGATGTCGCCTTTATGCTCAGCAACGGACAGGTGAGCTGGTCGGCGGAGCTGCTGCGGCGGTTTGCGCAGCTGATGAAGCAGGCCAATCCGGCAATCCGCTGGGGCGGGGACTGGCCGCAGTTCCGGGACAGGCCGCATTTTGAGCTGTAG
- a CDS encoding competence protein CoiA family protein: protein MATECDRALDANGLEISIALAQSGANGYFCIGCGRELVAHIGLVNQPHFKHHPRYSVQDNRCTYSTETHRHQLAKSILQRLARVKVPSVYQYALAGWQRHQLQATRFVEAHEVLIERNIYEDQHGRVRWERSSERPFDDQEGTRELLVRPDVLFLNAEKKPVLLIELCATHAVNEAKLMKIRRLGIDTIEIYIPKTFTPEDIEGLFTSTQHTSWLYNREQFTTPIATTQPAPGAGSQLPAGNEGGLSEQPESYRCRALWLGAAIRGIRKSLGAADFAVATEAHRAVTAELGEQLRDRSEQAAGVARLQLADIEAEYQRDAAALAAEEAALEQWIRAKEEQLVRVGSYLKERVARAKAEWSRDNQTTEAELHAAELQLSIERAGRAAERIRLDREANALGAEEAELSRAEANLERQAASVRSRAKEQQHTLDGIRAAAAAIDQEIGDVAARKNQLRQIKEQPHQRQPDSEN from the coding sequence ATGGCTACTGAGTGCGACCGAGCTTTAGATGCAAACGGCCTAGAAATTTCTATTGCACTAGCTCAGAGTGGCGCTAATGGCTATTTCTGTATAGGATGCGGCCGGGAGCTGGTCGCCCATATTGGACTGGTTAATCAGCCGCACTTCAAGCACCATCCACGTTACAGCGTGCAGGATAACCGCTGCACATATTCCACCGAAACGCACCGCCACCAGTTAGCCAAATCAATTTTGCAGCGGCTGGCGCGCGTGAAAGTACCCTCCGTGTACCAGTATGCGCTGGCTGGCTGGCAGCGGCACCAACTGCAGGCGACGCGGTTCGTGGAAGCGCATGAGGTACTCATCGAACGCAACATCTACGAGGATCAGCACGGACGTGTCCGCTGGGAGAGAAGCTCGGAACGGCCTTTTGATGACCAGGAAGGAACACGGGAGCTGCTGGTACGGCCGGATGTATTGTTTCTGAACGCTGAAAAAAAGCCCGTTCTGCTGATTGAGCTGTGCGCTACGCACGCCGTGAATGAGGCCAAGCTGATGAAGATTCGGCGGCTGGGTATAGATACCATCGAAATCTACATCCCCAAAACATTCACTCCAGAGGATATTGAAGGCCTCTTCACCTCCACCCAGCATACATCCTGGCTATACAACCGTGAGCAGTTTACTACCCCCATTGCCACCACCCAACCCGCACCTGGAGCGGGAAGTCAACTACCTGCTGGAAACGAAGGCGGACTTTCTGAACAACCCGAATCTTACCGGTGCCGCGCGCTCTGGCTTGGTGCGGCAATACGCGGAATTAGAAAAAGCCTGGGAGCAGCTGACTTTGCTGTCGCAACGGAAGCACATCGAGCAGTTACAGCAGAGCTTGGCGAGCAACTTCGAGACCGTAGTGAGCAAGCAGCTGGAGTTGCTCGTTTACAACTCGCAGACATCGAGGCCGAATACCAGCGGGATGCAGCAGCGCTTGCTGCGGAGGAAGCAGCTCTGGAGCAGTGGATTCGAGCGAAAGAAGAGCAGCTTGTTCGAGTCGGTAGCTACCTCAAGGAACGAGTGGCACGAGCTAAAGCTGAATGGAGCCGAGATAATCAGACAACGGAAGCAGAGCTACACGCAGCAGAGCTCCAGCTATCAATCGAGCGGGCAGGGCGGGCCGCTGAGCGCATCCGCCTTGACCGAGAAGCAAATGCTCTTGGAGCTGAGGAGGCAGAGCTCAGCCGAGCGGAAGCAAATCTTGAACGCCAGGCAGCAAGCGTTAGAAGCCGAGCAAAAGAACAACAGCATACTCTCGACGGAATCAGGGCAGCTGCAGCAGCAATTGACCAGGAAATCGGAGATGTTGCTGCACGAAAAAATCAGTTGCGCCAGATTAAGGAACAGCCTCATCAACGCCAACCGGATTCAGAAAACTGA
- a CDS encoding ATP-binding protein codes for MHEDHSPFRSLLDRLLKLGEREWVEFKVNNTNPDEIGKRLSALANGARLHGRECGYLVYGVQDAPIAVVGTEFSPRTAKKGNEDLEMWLSRMLDPRIDFRIVEFEYDGYAIVMFEIPAAEDRPVRFQNEPYIRVNSITKPLREYPDKERKLWHTPARQVFEKGEAAGQLSADEVIQRLDVQSYFELIEQPLPRTQTAILDKLIHQKLVTARTGSYGITNLGAILFARRLSDFEGLERKAVRVIVYDGPSKRSKTLREQPGVKGYAAGFKGLIEWINSQLPANELIGQALRQEVRLYPELAIRELVANALVHQDFALTGTGPLVEIYSDRIEITNPGLPIIDPLRFIDENQSRNEQLASLMRLAHICEERGSGIDKAVGEVELYQLPPLEFLPTEKHTKVVLFAPRPLEKMDKSERVQAAYQHCCLLYVMRQKMTNQTLRTRLNIADEAYSTATRILNDALAAKLIKYDEPEGASRKHARYIPFWA; via the coding sequence GTGCACGAAGACCATTCTCCTTTCCGCAGCCTTCTTGACCGCCTCCTGAAGCTGGGAGAGCGGGAGTGGGTTGAGTTCAAGGTAAACAACACCAACCCCGACGAAATCGGCAAGCGCCTCTCGGCCCTGGCCAACGGAGCCCGCCTCCACGGGCGGGAATGCGGCTATCTGGTGTATGGGGTCCAGGATGCGCCGATTGCCGTAGTCGGGACGGAGTTCAGCCCCCGCACCGCCAAGAAAGGCAACGAGGACCTGGAAATGTGGCTGAGCCGGATGCTGGACCCACGCATCGATTTCCGGATTGTCGAGTTCGAATACGATGGCTACGCCATCGTTATGTTTGAGATACCGGCTGCCGAAGACCGTCCCGTTCGCTTTCAAAATGAGCCCTACATCCGCGTAAACAGCATAACCAAGCCCCTTCGTGAGTATCCCGACAAAGAGCGTAAGCTCTGGCACACGCCCGCCCGGCAGGTGTTTGAGAAGGGTGAAGCCGCTGGCCAGCTCAGTGCCGATGAAGTAATTCAGCGCCTTGATGTCCAGTCTTACTTCGAGCTCATCGAGCAACCCCTGCCCCGCACGCAGACGGCTATTCTCGATAAACTCATTCATCAGAAGCTGGTCACTGCGCGCACCGGTAGCTATGGCATCACGAATCTGGGTGCCATTCTCTTTGCGCGCCGACTCTCCGATTTTGAAGGCCTGGAACGTAAGGCCGTGCGGGTAATCGTGTACGATGGGCCCAGTAAGCGCAGCAAGACCCTGCGCGAACAGCCCGGCGTGAAAGGATACGCCGCTGGCTTCAAAGGGCTGATAGAGTGGATCAATAGTCAGCTCCCAGCCAATGAGCTCATCGGGCAGGCGCTTCGCCAGGAAGTACGGCTTTATCCAGAGCTGGCCATTCGCGAGTTGGTAGCCAACGCTCTGGTACACCAGGACTTTGCGCTTACAGGCACTGGCCCACTGGTTGAAATCTACTCCGACCGCATCGAAATTACCAACCCCGGCTTACCCATTATCGACCCGCTGCGCTTCATCGACGAAAACCAGTCTCGCAACGAGCAGCTGGCTTCTCTCATGCGCCTGGCACACATCTGTGAGGAGCGTGGTAGTGGCATCGATAAAGCGGTGGGGGAAGTGGAGCTATACCAACTGCCTCCACTGGAGTTTTTGCCTACCGAGAAGCACACCAAAGTAGTGCTGTTTGCCCCGCGCCCACTAGAGAAGATGGATAAAAGCGAACGAGTGCAGGCAGCCTACCAGCACTGTTGCCTGCTCTATGTCATGCGCCAGAAGATGACCAATCAGACCCTGCGCACCCGGCTCAATATCGCCGACGAGGCGTACAGCACCGCCACGCGCATTCTCAACGATGCCTTGGCGGCTAAACTCATCAAATACGACGAACCCGAGGGTGCCTCTCGCAAGCATGCTCGTTACATTCCCTTCTGGGCGTAG
- a CDS encoding LexA family protein: MKDHVVLLGQAGSLLRAHLLPMVDVGLSCGFPSPADDYQTELVDLNRLMLRHPDASFLARAAGESMTGAGIHDGDVLAVDRSMRARNGDIVVACVEGEYTVKRLEKRPDSAALLAANPAYPPIVVRNADDLRIFGVVVAVLHPLVGEGRRGIRD; encoded by the coding sequence ATGAAAGACCATGTTGTATTGCTCGGGCAGGCGGGCTCATTGCTGAGGGCGCACCTGCTGCCCATGGTGGACGTGGGGCTGTCGTGCGGGTTTCCGTCGCCGGCGGATGACTACCAGACGGAACTGGTGGATCTGAACCGGCTGATGCTGCGGCACCCGGATGCATCGTTTCTGGCGCGGGCCGCGGGCGAGAGCATGACCGGGGCCGGCATCCACGACGGAGACGTGCTGGCCGTGGACCGCAGCATGCGGGCGCGGAACGGGGATATTGTGGTGGCCTGCGTGGAAGGGGAATACACGGTGAAGCGGCTGGAGAAGCGGCCGGACTCGGCGGCCCTGCTGGCCGCTAATCCGGCGTACCCGCCGATTGTGGTGCGCAACGCCGACGACCTGCGGATTTTCGGCGTGGTGGTGGCCGTGCTGCATCCGCTGGTGGGTGAAGGACGACGGGGGATTAGGGATTAG